Proteins encoded together in one Pseudomonas sp. TCU-HL1 window:
- the mltG gene encoding endolytic transglycosylase MltG, protein MIRKFLLMLEAGLLLAGLLVAFAGWQQRVTLEQPLNISSERMLDVPAGATPGGLLNRLEEEGVLNNAFWLRQYWLFNLSNASLHSGEYRLAPGMSASDLLGLWQRGEVVQYTLTLVEGWNFRQVRAALARQARLEQTLADVSDADLMARLGRPGEYPEGRFFPDTYRYVRGMRDIDLLKQARDRLDQVLAEEWGKRADRLPYNDAYQALIMASLVEKETGVPGERGQIAGVFVRRLQTGMLLQTDPTVIYGLGERYNGNLTRDHLREPTPYNTYVISGLPPTPIALVGREAIHAALHPAAGKSLYFVARGDGSHVFSETLGEHNQAVRDFQLKRRNGYRSSPIPQ, encoded by the coding sequence GTGATACGCAAATTCCTGCTGATGCTGGAGGCAGGCCTGCTTCTTGCCGGCCTGCTGGTAGCCTTTGCCGGCTGGCAGCAGCGCGTCACCCTCGAACAACCCCTGAACATCTCGTCGGAGCGGATGCTGGACGTCCCGGCAGGCGCCACGCCGGGTGGCCTGTTGAATCGCCTGGAAGAGGAGGGAGTACTGAACAATGCCTTCTGGCTCCGGCAGTACTGGCTCTTCAACCTGTCCAACGCGTCCCTGCACAGTGGTGAGTACCGGCTTGCACCCGGCATGAGCGCGTCTGACCTGCTTGGCCTGTGGCAGCGTGGTGAGGTGGTGCAGTACACCCTGACGTTGGTAGAGGGGTGGAACTTCCGCCAGGTGCGGGCGGCACTGGCTAGGCAGGCCAGACTGGAACAGACGCTGGCCGACGTCAGCGATGCCGATCTGATGGCCCGGCTCGGTCGGCCGGGGGAGTATCCGGAAGGACGCTTCTTCCCCGATACCTACCGCTATGTGCGCGGCATGCGCGACATCGACCTGCTGAAGCAGGCGCGCGACAGGCTCGATCAGGTACTAGCCGAGGAGTGGGGCAAGCGCGCGGACCGGCTGCCCTACAACGATGCCTACCAGGCGCTGATCATGGCTTCCCTGGTGGAGAAAGAAACCGGCGTGCCCGGCGAGCGCGGGCAGATCGCTGGCGTCTTCGTGCGACGTTTGCAGACCGGGATGCTCCTGCAGACTGACCCTACCGTCATCTACGGCCTGGGCGAGCGTTACAACGGCAACCTGACCCGTGACCACCTGCGCGAGCCAACGCCCTACAACACCTACGTAATCAGTGGCCTGCCTCCGACCCCCATCGCCCTTGTCGGGCGTGAGGCCATTCATGCCGCGCTGCACCCGGCGGCAGGCAAGAGCCTCTATTTCGTCGCCCGTGGCGACGGCAGCCATGTATTCTCCGAGACCCTGGGCGAGCACAACCAGGCCGTGCGTGACTTCCAGTTGAAGCGCCGCAACGGCTACCGCTCCAGCCCGATCCCGCAATGA
- the pabC gene encoding aminodeoxychorismate lyase encodes MLNWVDGRPAESLSIKDRGLAYGDGLFETIAVRAGRPPLLEYHMARLAEGCRRLAIPLDLQLMRTELLAFSAGLGEGVAKLMVTRGEGLRGYAPPPVALPRRILQGSPFPVYPESNAEQGVQLFPCSTRLAEQPLLAGLKHLNRLEQVLARAEWQGSDYAEGLMRDQSGRVIEGVFSNLFIVRDGVLVTAELSRCGVAGVMRSALLDSAVASGMKTEVRDIAFEEFIRADEVFLCNSLFGIWPVCSVTGHHWPVGPLTRKLQAIARDLLDI; translated from the coding sequence ATGCTGAACTGGGTCGACGGTCGCCCGGCCGAGTCGCTGTCCATCAAGGATCGCGGCCTGGCCTACGGCGATGGGTTGTTCGAGACCATCGCCGTACGTGCCGGTCGGCCCCCGCTTCTTGAGTACCACATGGCGCGGCTGGCCGAAGGCTGCCGGCGCCTTGCCATTCCCCTTGACCTTCAACTGATGCGTACCGAGCTGCTGGCGTTTTCGGCCGGGCTGGGAGAGGGCGTCGCCAAGTTGATGGTCACTCGCGGTGAAGGCTTGCGGGGCTATGCGCCGCCGCCTGTAGCACTGCCTCGCCGCATCTTGCAGGGCAGTCCGTTTCCAGTCTATCCGGAATCCAATGCGGAGCAGGGCGTCCAACTGTTCCCCTGTTCCACTCGCCTCGCCGAGCAGCCATTGCTGGCCGGCCTCAAGCACCTGAATCGCCTGGAACAGGTCTTGGCCCGTGCAGAATGGCAGGGCAGCGATTACGCCGAGGGACTGATGCGTGACCAATCAGGACGCGTGATCGAGGGCGTGTTCAGCAACCTGTTCATCGTTCGTGATGGCGTGCTGGTTACGGCTGAGCTGTCCCGTTGTGGCGTTGCCGGTGTGATGCGTTCGGCTCTGCTGGACAGTGCCGTGGCCAGCGGGATGAAGACCGAGGTGCGTGACATTGCCTTCGAGGAGTTCATCCGGGCCGACGAGGTTTTTCTCTGCAACAGCCTCTTCGGTATCTGGCCGGTGTGTTCTGTAACAGGCCATCACTGGCCGGTCGGGCCGCTGACCCGTAAACTTCAGGCCATCGCCCGCGATCTACTGGACATCTGA
- the fabF gene encoding beta-ketoacyl-ACP synthase II: MSRRRVVVTGIGMLSPLGTDVSSSWQGILAGRSGIGLIEHMDLSAYTTRFGGSVKGFNVEEYLSAKEARKLDLFIQYGLAASFQAVRDSGLEVTDANRERIGVAMGSGIGGLTNIENNCKSLIDQGPRRISPFFVPGSIINMVSGFLSIHLGIQGPNYAIATACTTGTHCIGMAARNIAYGEADVMVAGGSEMAACGLGLGGFGAARALSTRNDDPTRASRPWDKGRDGFVLSDGAGALVLEELEHAKARGATIYAELIGFGMSGDAYHMTSPPDDGAGAARCMRNALRDAGLNTDQVQYVNAHGTSTPAGDIAEAMALKSVFGEHAHQFAVSSTKSMTGHLLGAAGAVEAIFSVLALRDQVAPPTINLDEPDEGCDLDFVPHEARSMSIDVVLSNSFGFGGTNGSLVFRRFAG, translated from the coding sequence GTGTCGCGTAGACGCGTCGTGGTCACTGGCATTGGCATGCTGTCGCCGCTGGGTACCGATGTATCGAGCAGTTGGCAGGGAATTCTGGCTGGCCGCAGTGGAATTGGCCTGATCGAACATATGGACCTTTCCGCGTACACCACTCGTTTCGGTGGCTCGGTCAAGGGGTTCAACGTCGAGGAGTACCTGTCGGCCAAGGAAGCGCGCAAGCTCGACCTGTTCATCCAGTACGGCCTTGCCGCGAGCTTCCAGGCTGTGCGTGATTCGGGGCTCGAAGTCACCGATGCCAATCGTGAGCGTATCGGTGTGGCCATGGGCTCCGGTATCGGCGGCCTGACCAATATCGAGAACAACTGCAAGTCCCTGATCGATCAAGGTCCGCGTCGCATTTCGCCCTTCTTCGTTCCCGGCTCCATCATCAATATGGTGTCGGGCTTCCTGTCGATCCACCTGGGTATCCAGGGGCCGAATTACGCCATTGCCACCGCCTGCACCACCGGCACTCACTGCATCGGCATGGCTGCCCGCAACATCGCCTACGGCGAAGCGGACGTCATGGTCGCGGGTGGTTCCGAAATGGCAGCTTGCGGCTTGGGTCTGGGCGGCTTTGGTGCAGCCCGCGCGCTGTCCACCCGCAATGATGACCCGACTCGTGCCAGCCGTCCGTGGGACAAGGGGCGCGACGGCTTCGTGCTGTCTGACGGCGCCGGCGCCTTGGTGCTGGAAGAGCTGGAGCACGCAAAGGCCCGTGGTGCGACCATCTATGCCGAGCTGATTGGTTTCGGCATGAGCGGCGACGCTTATCACATGACGTCCCCGCCGGATGATGGCGCAGGTGCTGCCCGCTGCATGCGCAACGCCCTGCGCGATGCCGGCCTGAACACTGACCAGGTTCAGTACGTCAACGCTCACGGCACTTCGACGCCAGCAGGCGACATTGCTGAAGCGATGGCGCTGAAATCGGTGTTTGGCGAGCACGCCCACCAGTTTGCGGTCAGTTCTACCAAGTCCATGACGGGCCACCTGCTGGGTGCCGCCGGCGCCGTTGAAGCGATCTTCAGCGTGCTGGCCCTGCGCGACCAGGTGGCGCCACCCACCATCAACCTGGACGAGCCGGACGAAGGCTGCGACCTCGACTTCGTGCCTCACGAAGCGCGCTCCATGTCCATCGATGTGGTGTTGTCCAACTCCTTCGGCTTCGGCGGCACCAACGGTTCCCTGGTGTTCCGCCGGTTCGCGGGCTGA
- the acpP gene encoding acyl carrier protein: MSTIEERVKKIVAEQLGVKEDEVTNSASFVEDLGADSLDTVELVMALEEEFETEIPDEQAEKITTVQEAIDYINAHAQ; the protein is encoded by the coding sequence ATGAGCACCATCGAAGAACGCGTCAAGAAAATCGTCGCCGAGCAACTGGGCGTCAAAGAAGACGAAGTCACCAACAGCGCTTCCTTCGTTGAAGACCTGGGCGCCGATTCCCTTGACACCGTTGAGCTGGTGATGGCTCTGGAAGAGGAATTCGAGACCGAGATCCCGGACGAGCAAGCCGAGAAGATCACCACCGTTCAGGAAGCCATCGACTACATCAACGCCCACGCGCAGTAA
- the fabG gene encoding 3-oxoacyl-ACP reductase FabG, with product MSLQGKVALVTGASRGIGQAIALELGRQGAVVIGTATSASGAERITEYLKSNGIEGAGLVLDVSNDESVASALEQIQQHQGQPLILVNNAGITRDNLMLRMKDDEWFDVINTNLNSLYRLSKAVLRGMTKARWGRIINIGSVVGAMGNAGQTNYAAAKAGLEGFSRALAREVGSRAITVNAVAPGFIDTDMTRELPEAQRDALLTQIPLGRLGQAEEIAKVVGFLASDGAAYVTGATVPVNGGMYMS from the coding sequence ATGAGTCTGCAAGGTAAGGTGGCATTGGTCACCGGTGCGAGCCGCGGCATTGGCCAGGCTATCGCTCTCGAACTGGGTCGTCAGGGCGCCGTCGTCATCGGCACTGCGACCTCCGCTTCCGGTGCCGAGCGCATCACCGAGTACCTCAAGAGCAACGGCATCGAAGGTGCTGGCCTGGTGCTGGACGTCAGCAATGACGAGTCGGTCGCCAGCGCGCTGGAGCAGATCCAGCAGCACCAGGGTCAGCCGCTGATCCTGGTGAACAACGCCGGTATCACCCGTGACAACCTCATGCTGCGCATGAAGGACGACGAGTGGTTCGATGTCATCAACACCAACCTCAACAGCCTGTATCGCCTCTCCAAGGCGGTACTGCGTGGCATGACCAAGGCTCGCTGGGGGCGCATCATCAACATCGGTTCGGTGGTGGGTGCGATGGGTAACGCTGGCCAGACCAACTACGCCGCAGCCAAGGCCGGCCTCGAAGGTTTCAGCCGCGCCCTGGCGCGCGAGGTCGGTTCCCGTGCCATTACCGTCAACGCCGTAGCCCCGGGCTTCATTGACACCGATATGACCCGCGAGCTGCCGGAAGCCCAGCGCGATGCGCTGCTGACCCAGATTCCGTTGGGCCGCCTGGGCCAGGCCGAAGAGATCGCCAAGGTAGTTGGTTTCCTTGCTTCCGACGGTGCCGCCTATGTCACCGGCGCCACCGTTCCGGTCAATGGCGGCATGTACATGAGCTGA
- the fabD gene encoding ACP S-malonyltransferase, translating into MSASLAFVFPGQGSQSLGMLAEQGGQQKLVLDTFAEASEALGYDLWALTQQGPEEQLNQTDKTQPAILAASIALWRLWLAEGGARPAYVAGHSLGEYSALVAAGSLDFTDAVKLVERRGQLMQQAVSAGQGGMAAILGLDDADVLAACADAAQGEVVSAVNFNAPGQVVIAGAAAAVERAIEACKARGAKRAMALPVSVPSHCALMKPAAERFAEAVEALAWQAPQIPLVQNVSAAVVADLSQLKLDLLAQLYSPVRWVESMVSLSERGVTDLVECGPGKVLSGLNKRCVKGVNTHNLDTPDAFAAARAALA; encoded by the coding sequence ATGTCCGCATCCCTCGCTTTCGTATTCCCCGGCCAAGGCTCCCAGTCTCTGGGTATGCTGGCCGAGCAGGGGGGCCAGCAGAAGCTGGTCCTGGATACCTTCGCCGAAGCCTCCGAGGCCCTCGGCTATGACCTCTGGGCACTGACCCAGCAAGGTCCGGAAGAACAACTCAATCAGACCGACAAAACCCAGCCGGCCATCCTCGCTGCTTCCATCGCCCTGTGGCGTCTGTGGTTGGCTGAGGGTGGTGCGCGCCCGGCCTATGTGGCTGGTCACAGCCTGGGGGAATACTCCGCTCTGGTGGCTGCCGGTAGCCTGGACTTCACCGATGCGGTGAAGCTGGTGGAGCGTCGTGGCCAACTGATGCAGCAGGCTGTGTCGGCAGGGCAGGGCGGTATGGCTGCCATCCTCGGTCTGGATGATGCCGACGTGCTGGCAGCCTGCGCCGACGCGGCTCAGGGTGAAGTGGTCAGTGCGGTGAACTTCAACGCCCCGGGCCAGGTGGTGATCGCAGGTGCTGCCGCTGCTGTCGAGCGTGCCATCGAGGCGTGCAAGGCTCGTGGCGCCAAGCGCGCCATGGCGTTGCCGGTCAGCGTGCCGTCCCACTGCGCTCTGATGAAGCCAGCTGCCGAGCGTTTCGCCGAGGCCGTCGAAGCGCTCGCCTGGCAAGCACCGCAGATTCCCCTGGTGCAGAACGTGAGCGCCGCTGTTGTGGCTGATCTGTCCCAGCTCAAGCTCGATCTGCTTGCCCAGCTCTACAGCCCGGTGCGTTGGGTTGAGTCGATGGTCAGCCTGTCCGAACGCGGTGTCACCGACCTGGTGGAATGCGGTCCGGGCAAGGTGCTGTCCGGTCTGAACAAGCGCTGTGTGAAGGGTGTCAACACCCACAACCTGGATACCCCTGATGCTTTCGCGGCTGCCCGTGCCGCGCTGGCCTGA
- the plsX gene encoding phosphate acyltransferase PlsX, protein MAASIIAIDAMGGDYGPRCIVPASIACLAEFPSLHLVLVGQAPLLEDLVARVPAADRHRLQIEHASEVIAMDERPAQALRGKPDASMRVALELVRNGRAQACVSAGNTGALMALSRYVLKTLPGIDRPAMVSAIPTARGHCHLLDLGANVDCSAEHLYQFAVMGAVAAEALGTVRPRIALLNVGTEDIKGNQQVKLAANLLQQAEGLNYIGYIEGDGLYRGEADVVVCDGFVGNILLKSSEGLASMISSRMEALFTESLGARMVGALALPLLRRLRTDLAPARHNGASFLGLQGIVIKSHGSAGSEGFQSAIRRAMIEVRENLPQRLHGRLEHLLL, encoded by the coding sequence TTGGCCGCCTCGATCATCGCGATTGATGCAATGGGCGGGGACTACGGTCCCCGCTGCATTGTTCCAGCCAGCATCGCCTGTCTGGCTGAGTTCCCCTCGCTTCACCTGGTCCTCGTTGGCCAAGCCCCCCTTCTTGAAGATCTCGTCGCCCGTGTTCCAGCGGCCGATCGTCATCGCCTGCAAATCGAACATGCCAGCGAAGTGATCGCCATGGACGAGCGTCCTGCGCAAGCCCTGCGCGGCAAGCCGGATGCCTCGATGCGCGTCGCCCTCGAACTGGTGCGCAATGGCCGTGCCCAGGCCTGTGTCAGTGCCGGTAATACCGGTGCCTTGATGGCGCTCTCCCGCTATGTCCTGAAGACGTTGCCCGGGATCGATCGTCCGGCCATGGTCAGTGCGATTCCCACGGCGCGTGGCCACTGCCATTTGCTGGATCTGGGTGCCAATGTCGATTGCAGTGCCGAGCATCTCTATCAGTTCGCGGTGATGGGGGCGGTTGCTGCCGAGGCCTTGGGTACTGTGCGTCCGCGCATCGCGCTACTGAATGTCGGTACCGAAGACATCAAGGGCAACCAGCAGGTCAAGCTGGCGGCGAATCTGTTGCAGCAGGCCGAGGGCCTCAATTACATCGGCTACATCGAAGGCGATGGCCTGTACCGGGGAGAAGCGGACGTGGTGGTGTGCGACGGTTTCGTCGGCAACATCCTGCTCAAGTCCAGCGAGGGGCTTGCGTCGATGATTTCCTCGCGCATGGAGGCCTTGTTCACCGAGAGTCTCGGGGCTCGAATGGTGGGGGCGCTGGCGTTGCCTTTGTTGCGCCGGCTGCGCACTGACCTGGCACCCGCGCGCCACAATGGGGCGAGTTTCCTGGGGTTGCAGGGCATTGTCATCAAGAGCCACGGCTCGGCTGGTTCAGAGGGCTTTCAGAGCGCCATTCGTCGCGCGATGATCGAGGTTCGAGAGAATCTCCCGCAGCGCCTTCATGGTCGTTTGGAGCATCTGTTGCTGTAG
- the rpmF gene encoding 50S ribosomal protein L32 translates to MAVQQNKKSRSARDMRRSHDALEANALSVEKSTGEVHLRHHVSPDGFYRGRKVVDKGAAE, encoded by the coding sequence ATGGCTGTTCAGCAGAACAAAAAATCCCGCTCGGCACGCGACATGCGTCGTTCCCACGACGCCCTCGAGGCCAATGCACTGTCCGTAGAAAAGAGCACTGGTGAAGTTCACCTGCGCCACCACGTTTCCCCGGACGGTTTCTACCGCGGTCGCAAAGTGGTCGACAAGGGCGCTGCCGAGTAA
- a CDS encoding YceD family protein, producing the protein MLNGPIPPHVDPRKLADREVTLEGDIALASLERLCEPLADSAGSIHASLAFARDERRAVVIHSRIDVEVKMVCQRCLELVALNIHSECDYAVVKEGADSQSLPKGYDVLEVGEDPLDLMTLVEDELLLALPIVPAHDPEDCQQPVGTDEPEPSKDEVSRSNPFSVLAQLKRDPNV; encoded by the coding sequence ATGTTGAATGGGCCGATTCCACCTCATGTAGATCCGCGCAAGCTGGCGGACCGCGAAGTCACTCTTGAAGGTGACATTGCGCTCGCCAGTCTGGAGCGACTCTGCGAACCCTTAGCGGACAGCGCGGGCAGCATCCATGCAAGCCTGGCGTTTGCTCGTGACGAACGTCGCGCAGTCGTTATCCATAGCCGGATTGACGTCGAGGTCAAGATGGTTTGCCAGCGTTGTCTCGAGCTGGTAGCTCTGAACATCCACAGCGAATGTGATTACGCGGTGGTGAAGGAAGGGGCTGACAGTCAGTCGCTGCCGAAGGGCTATGACGTGCTGGAAGTGGGTGAAGATCCGCTGGATCTGATGACTCTGGTCGAGGACGAGTTGCTGCTCGCCCTGCCCATAGTTCCGGCCCATGACCCTGAAGATTGCCAACAGCCGGTGGGCACCGATGAGCCCGAGCCGAGCAAGGACGAGGTTTCGCGGTCCAACCCGTTCAGTGTATTGGCGCAGTTAAAGCGTGACCCAAACGTTTAG
- a CDS encoding Maf family protein, with the protein MLPLVLASSSPYRRELLERLRLPFTWSAPAIDESRHPQEPAEQLVRRLALEKARALTPQHRNHLIIGSDQVAVLGNQILGKPHDFERARSQLLAASGASVSFLTGLAVLNSATGQFQVDCVPFTVHFRDLDEARVTRYLEAEQPYDCAGSFKAEGLGVSLFRATEGSDATSLVGLPLIRLVDMLLAEGMQIP; encoded by the coding sequence ATGCTACCCCTGGTGCTCGCATCCAGCTCCCCCTACCGCCGAGAACTGCTCGAGCGGCTGCGCTTACCCTTCACCTGGAGCGCGCCCGCCATCGACGAAAGCCGCCACCCCCAGGAGCCGGCCGAACAACTGGTACGCCGACTAGCCCTGGAAAAGGCCCGCGCCCTTACCCCGCAACACAGGAATCATTTGATCATCGGCTCCGACCAGGTCGCAGTGCTTGGCAACCAGATCCTTGGCAAGCCGCACGACTTCGAGCGCGCACGCAGCCAACTTCTTGCGGCCAGCGGCGCCAGTGTCAGTTTCCTCACCGGGCTGGCCGTATTGAATAGCGCCACCGGCCAATTCCAGGTCGATTGCGTGCCATTCACCGTGCACTTCCGCGACCTCGATGAAGCTCGCGTCACGCGCTACCTGGAAGCCGAGCAACCCTACGACTGCGCAGGCAGCTTCAAGGCTGAAGGACTGGGGGTCAGCCTGTTCCGCGCCACCGAAGGCAGCGACGCTACCAGCCTTGTCGGCCTGCCACTGATCCGCCTGGTGGACATGCTACTCGCCGAAGGCATGCAAATCCCCTGA
- the sppA gene encoding signal peptide peptidase SppA: MSDEWKEPASDKAEEKSWKLLEKAVLAGVQEQRRARRWGIFFKLLTFLYLFIALALFSPAFDLQKSAARGQEHTALVEVRGMIADEEAASADNIVTGLRAAFEDPKTKGVVLRINSPGGSPVQSGYIYDEIRRLREEHKDIKVYAVIADLGASGAYYIASAADEIYADKASLVGSIGVTAASFGFVDAMGKLGVERRVYTSGEHKAFLDPFQPQKAEETEFWQGVLNTTHQQFIESVKKGRGDRLKVDGHPELFSGLVWSGEQALALGLVDKLGNTSFVAREVIGAKEIVDYTVQESPFDRFSKKFGASVAERLALWMGFQGPSLR; the protein is encoded by the coding sequence ATGTCTGACGAATGGAAAGAGCCGGCCTCCGACAAGGCTGAAGAGAAGAGCTGGAAGCTCCTGGAGAAGGCGGTTCTAGCTGGAGTTCAGGAGCAGCGCCGGGCCCGGCGCTGGGGTATTTTCTTCAAGTTGCTGACCTTCCTCTATCTGTTCATCGCGCTGGCGCTCTTCTCGCCGGCTTTCGATCTGCAGAAGAGCGCAGCTCGCGGCCAGGAGCACACCGCCCTGGTGGAAGTGCGTGGCATGATCGCCGATGAGGAGGCGGCCAGCGCGGACAATATCGTCACCGGCCTGCGTGCTGCCTTCGAGGATCCGAAGACCAAGGGTGTGGTGCTGCGTATCAATAGTCCGGGCGGCAGCCCCGTGCAGTCTGGCTACATCTATGACGAGATTCGTCGGCTGCGCGAAGAGCACAAGGACATCAAGGTTTACGCCGTGATCGCCGATCTGGGGGCCTCTGGCGCCTACTACATCGCCAGTGCCGCAGACGAGATCTATGCCGACAAGGCCAGTCTGGTGGGCTCCATTGGTGTCACCGCGGCCAGCTTCGGCTTCGTCGATGCCATGGGTAAGCTGGGGGTGGAGCGTCGCGTGTATACCTCTGGCGAGCACAAGGCTTTCCTTGATCCCTTCCAGCCACAAAAGGCGGAAGAAACCGAGTTCTGGCAGGGTGTGCTGAATACCACTCACCAGCAGTTCATTGAAAGCGTGAAGAAGGGTCGAGGTGACCGGCTCAAGGTCGATGGTCATCCGGAGCTCTTCAGTGGGCTGGTGTGGTCCGGCGAACAGGCGCTGGCCCTGGGTCTGGTGGATAAGCTTGGCAATACCAGCTTCGTGGCGCGTGAAGTCATCGGCGCCAAGGAGATTGTCGACTACACCGTTCAGGAGTCGCCTTTCGATCGTTTCTCGAAGAAATTCGGGGCCAGTGTTGCTGAGCGCCTGGCGCTGTGGATGGGCTTCCAGGGGCCATCCCTGCGCTAG
- a CDS encoding HAD-IA family hydrolase, whose amino-acid sequence MPDYQLLIFDWDGTLVDSIARIVESMRVAADASGLPWRDDAAIKGIIGLGLPEAIATLYPEIEDAQGIDIFRRRYGEHYNALESQPSPLFGGVAEALEAFREQGYRLAVATGKSRRGLDHVLAGRGWLDYFDVTRCADETASKPDPRMLREILAHCGVAVERALMVGDSPFDLRMAHGAGMDSVAVGYGAQSLADLLKESPTLAIERFEELRHWLDGDLRPQSREVGFYV is encoded by the coding sequence GTGCCTGATTACCAGTTGCTGATCTTCGATTGGGACGGCACCCTGGTTGATTCCATTGCCCGAATCGTCGAGTCCATGCGCGTGGCTGCCGATGCGAGTGGGCTGCCCTGGCGGGACGATGCCGCTATCAAAGGCATCATCGGTCTCGGCTTGCCCGAGGCGATTGCGACCCTGTATCCGGAAATCGAGGACGCGCAGGGTATCGATATCTTCCGGCGCCGCTATGGTGAGCATTACAACGCCCTGGAGAGCCAGCCTTCGCCCCTGTTCGGCGGGGTGGCTGAAGCGCTCGAGGCGTTTCGCGAGCAGGGTTATCGCCTCGCTGTGGCTACCGGCAAGAGCCGCCGCGGGCTGGATCATGTATTGGCGGGGCGTGGGTGGTTGGATTATTTCGACGTCACGCGTTGTGCTGACGAGACGGCCAGCAAGCCTGATCCTCGCATGCTGCGAGAAATTCTCGCGCATTGCGGTGTGGCAGTTGAGCGCGCGCTGATGGTGGGCGATTCGCCATTCGACCTGCGCATGGCGCATGGGGCCGGAATGGATTCCGTGGCGGTGGGCTATGGTGCCCAATCGCTCGCAGACTTGCTCAAAGAGTCGCCGACGCTGGCGATCGAGCGTTTCGAAGAGTTGCGTCACTGGCTGGATGGTGACCTGCGCCCGCAATCCCGAGAGGTGGGGTTCTATGTCTGA
- the rluC gene encoding 23S rRNA pseudouridine(955/2504/2580) synthase RluC produces MTTPASPTSGVQLLEVPPEYAGQRIDNFLRTQLKGAPKTLIYRILRKGEVRVNKGRIKPEYKLQAGDIVRVPPLRLSEPDEPAPVAQGLLERLEAAIVYEDKALIVLNKPAGIAVHGGSGLSFGVIEAFRQLRPDARDLELVHRLDRDTSGLLMIAKKRSMLRHLHEALRGDGVDKRYLALVRGSWPTSKKQVSAPLLKNNLRSGERMVEVNPEGKEALTEFRVVRRFGEFATLVEASPITGRTHQIRVHAKHAGHSIAGDPKYGDEDFTREIRDLGGKRLFLHAHALTISLPDGGELKLEAPVDDMWRKTLERLGA; encoded by the coding sequence ATGACTACTCCCGCCTCTCCAACCTCCGGCGTCCAGCTGCTTGAGGTTCCGCCGGAATATGCCGGCCAACGCATAGATAATTTCCTACGCACTCAGTTGAAAGGTGCGCCCAAGACATTGATTTATCGCATCCTTCGCAAGGGCGAGGTCCGTGTGAACAAGGGGCGCATCAAGCCGGAATACAAGCTCCAGGCGGGTGACATTGTGCGAGTTCCGCCGCTGCGTCTCTCCGAACCGGATGAGCCAGCGCCGGTGGCCCAGGGGCTTCTGGAGCGCCTGGAAGCTGCGATCGTCTATGAGGACAAGGCGCTGATCGTGCTGAATAAGCCGGCTGGCATTGCGGTGCACGGTGGAAGTGGCTTGAGCTTCGGGGTGATCGAAGCTTTTCGTCAGTTGCGCCCGGATGCCAGGGACCTGGAGTTGGTGCATCGCCTGGATCGCGATACCTCCGGCCTGCTGATGATTGCCAAGAAACGCAGCATGCTGCGTCATCTGCATGAGGCGCTGCGTGGCGATGGCGTCGATAAGCGCTACCTGGCGCTCGTGCGTGGCAGTTGGCCTACGTCGAAGAAGCAAGTCAGTGCGCCGTTGTTGAAGAACAACCTGCGCTCTGGCGAGCGCATGGTCGAGGTGAATCCCGAGGGCAAGGAAGCGCTGACCGAGTTCCGCGTCGTACGCCGTTTTGGCGAGTTCGCCACGCTGGTGGAGGCGAGCCCCATTACCGGGCGCACCCATCAGATTCGTGTGCATGCCAAGCATGCCGGGCATTCCATCGCGGGTGACCCCAAGTACGGGGATGAGGACTTCACGCGGGAGATTCGTGACCTGGGCGGCAAGCGCCTGTTCCTACATGCCCATGCCTTGACCATCAGCCTTCCTGATGGCGGTGAATTGAAGCTGGAAGCCCCGGTGGATGATATGTGGCGGAAAACCCTGGAGCGACTCGGTGCCTGA